In a single window of the Ciconia boyciana chromosome 7, ASM3463844v1, whole genome shotgun sequence genome:
- the PRDX1 gene encoding peroxiredoxin-1: MSSGKAFIGKPAPDFTATAVMPDGQFKDIKLSDYKGKYVVFFFYPLDFTFVCPTEIIAYSDRADEFKKINCEVIGASVDSHFCHLAWINTPKKQGGLGTMKIPLISDTKRAIAKEYGVLKEDEGIAYRGLFIIDEKGILRQITINDLPVGRSVDETLRLVQAFQFTDKHGEVCPAGWKPGSDTIKPDVQKSKEYFSKQK, from the exons ATGTCTTCAGGAAAGGCTTTCATTGGAAAACCAGCCCCTGACTTCACTGCCACGGCTGTAATGCCAGATGGACAATTCAAAGACATCAAACTCTCTGACTATAAAG GAAAATATGTTGTGTTCTTCTTCTACCCACTGGACTTCACTTTTGTCTGTCCAACTGAAATTATTGCATACAGTGACAGAGCTGATGAattcaagaaaattaactgtgaaGTAATTGGAGCATCTGTTGACTCTCACTTCTGTCACCTTGCCTG GATCAACACTCCTAAGAAACAAGGTGGTTTGGGTACTATGAAAATTCCATTGATTTCTGACACAAAACGTGCCATTGCCAAAGAATATGGAGTACTTAAAGAGGATGAAGGTATTGCATACAG GGGTCTGTTCATTATTGATGAGAAGGGGATCTTGAGGCAGATAACAATCAATGATCTTCCTGTTGGCCGTTCTGTTGATGAAACCCTCAGACTTGTCCAGGCCTTCCAGTTTACAGATAAACATGGAGAAG TGTGCCCAGCTGGCTGGAAGCCTGGCAGTGACACAATCAAGCCTGATGTTCAGAAAAGTAAAGAGTATTTCTCCAAGCAGAAATAA